The following proteins are co-located in the Longimicrobiales bacterium genome:
- a CDS encoding transglycosylase SLT domain-containing protein → MTQDRKQSSERPENHRTRESASDADDQSTPQRARGSEAATRDYQEQVRDLDSAGTVEEAQEREEEPAREQKASGRPVERRAGTSDLDPQEARERGSITGLIRDNALTIGLAASSLALLAGTRGGGAGAGEKPVSVAVAEGFLPPAEVAEKKGVSWDLHVSDHDRVDFFTEFLMGKNYDKTRTWLERIGKYGPLIQNELRERGMPEDLLYLTMIESGLDPNAYSRADAAGLWQFIEETGERYGLEVSTYVDERRDPIKATGAALTYLQEMHERFDSWYLSAAGYNTGENRVGRLMRETTGSEKGSDEGYWDIWDRLPSETRDYVPLMLAMGHIAKEPAKYGFHDLQYEQPLQFEEVIVPGGTKLAEVATAAGVDAEIVYDLNPHFVKKQTPPGREMAVRVPVGQSQQVASAFGGQLVNTGVLAD, encoded by the coding sequence ATGACGCAGGATCGCAAGCAATCATCCGAACGGCCTGAGAACCACCGGACGCGCGAGAGCGCGAGCGACGCGGACGACCAGTCCACGCCACAGCGCGCCCGCGGCAGTGAAGCCGCGACGCGCGATTACCAGGAGCAGGTGCGCGATCTCGACTCCGCCGGCACGGTCGAGGAGGCGCAGGAGCGCGAGGAGGAGCCGGCGCGCGAGCAGAAGGCATCGGGCCGACCGGTCGAGCGCCGGGCCGGTACGAGCGACCTCGACCCGCAGGAGGCGCGTGAGCGCGGCAGCATCACGGGTCTGATCCGTGACAATGCGCTCACCATCGGGCTGGCTGCGAGCTCGCTCGCTCTGCTGGCCGGCACGCGCGGCGGTGGCGCCGGTGCCGGCGAGAAGCCCGTCAGCGTCGCAGTAGCGGAGGGTTTTCTGCCTCCGGCCGAGGTTGCGGAGAAGAAGGGCGTGTCGTGGGATCTCCACGTCAGCGATCACGATCGCGTCGACTTCTTCACGGAATTCCTCATGGGCAAGAACTACGACAAGACGCGCACGTGGCTCGAGCGCATCGGGAAGTATGGCCCGCTGATTCAGAACGAGCTGCGCGAGCGCGGCATGCCCGAGGACCTGCTATATCTGACGATGATCGAGAGCGGCCTCGACCCGAACGCCTACTCGCGGGCGGACGCGGCCGGCCTGTGGCAGTTCATCGAGGAGACCGGCGAACGCTACGGTCTCGAGGTCTCCACCTACGTCGATGAGCGGCGCGATCCGATCAAGGCGACCGGTGCGGCACTCACGTATCTCCAGGAGATGCACGAGCGCTTCGACAGCTGGTACCTCTCGGCCGCAGGGTACAACACGGGCGAGAATCGTGTCGGCCGCCTGATGCGCGAGACGACCGGCTCCGAGAAGGGCTCGGACGAGGGCTACTGGGACATCTGGGACCGCCTCCCCAGCGAGACGCGCGATTACGTGCCGCTCATGCTCGCCATGGGCCACATCGCGAAGGAGCCGGCCAAGTACGGCTTCCACGACCTGCAATACGAGCAGCCGTTGCAGTTCGAGGAGGTCATTGTCCCGGGTGGGACGAAGCTCGCGGAGGTGGCGACTGCCGCAGGGGTGGACGCGGAGATCGTTTACGACCTCAACCCCCACTTCGTGAAGAAGCAGACACCGCCTGGTCGCGAGATGGCGGTCCGTGTGCCGGTCGGGCAGTCACAGCAGGTGGCGAGTGCCTTCGGCGGCCAGCTCGTGAACACGGGAGTGCTTGCCGACTAG
- a CDS encoding VWA domain-containing protein produces MRFHTYQKFQGNFLDALNLEDLLERLADFMLQSGFEGGPHHHPWWGWTGDDHDHSLDQLKAALLQALMESGQLTPEMLKELRGEGGDEEAQRALAELLNDLVQRLIDEGYINTTEPPQVPGSYSQMGEGHIDDAKSAAQQVEFNLTQKGIDFLGYRTLKQLLSAVGRSSFGSHDTPHLATGVEAEAASKPYEFGDTMNLDIPATLTNAMARGGIRVPLDLDYRDLMVHQAEYRSSCATVLMLDISHSMILYGEDRFTPAKKVALALSHLIRTQYPGDTLRVVTFGDRAQEIPLGELPQAKVGPYHTNTAEGLKLARRLLLAQKKDMRQIVMVTDGKPSAITLPDGRIYRNPAGLDPRVIRETLAEVAACRKAGVLINTFMLARDPALMQFVAKVCEMARGKAYFTNTMTLGEYVMRDFLKRRTKRVR; encoded by the coding sequence ATGCGTTTTCACACCTACCAGAAATTCCAGGGGAACTTCCTCGACGCACTCAACCTCGAGGATCTGCTCGAGCGACTTGCGGATTTCATGCTGCAGAGCGGTTTCGAAGGAGGACCGCACCACCATCCCTGGTGGGGCTGGACCGGCGATGATCATGACCACTCTCTGGACCAGCTCAAGGCGGCGCTGCTTCAGGCGCTGATGGAGAGCGGCCAGCTGACGCCGGAGATGTTGAAGGAGCTGCGCGGCGAGGGTGGCGATGAGGAAGCACAGCGCGCGCTGGCGGAGCTGCTGAACGATCTGGTGCAGCGGCTGATCGACGAGGGCTACATCAACACGACGGAGCCGCCGCAGGTGCCGGGCTCGTATTCGCAGATGGGTGAGGGACACATCGATGACGCGAAGTCAGCGGCGCAGCAGGTCGAGTTCAACCTGACGCAGAAGGGAATCGACTTCCTGGGCTACCGCACGCTCAAGCAGCTGCTTTCCGCGGTCGGCCGGTCGAGCTTCGGCAGCCACGACACACCGCACCTTGCCACGGGTGTCGAAGCCGAGGCCGCATCGAAGCCGTATGAGTTCGGCGACACCATGAACCTCGACATTCCCGCGACGCTGACGAATGCGATGGCGCGCGGCGGAATCCGTGTACCGCTCGACCTCGACTATCGCGACCTGATGGTGCATCAGGCGGAGTATCGCAGCTCGTGCGCGACCGTCCTCATGCTGGACATCTCGCACTCGATGATCCTGTACGGCGAGGACCGCTTTACGCCGGCGAAAAAGGTGGCGCTCGCGCTGTCGCACCTGATCCGCACGCAGTACCCCGGCGACACGCTGCGCGTGGTCACGTTCGGCGATCGTGCGCAGGAGATCCCGCTGGGCGAGCTGCCGCAGGCGAAGGTCGGCCCGTACCACACGAACACGGCGGAAGGGCTGAAGCTTGCGCGCCGGCTGCTGCTCGCGCAGAAGAAGGACATGCGGCAGATCGTGATGGTCACCGATGGCAAGCCGTCAGCGATCACCCTGCCTGACGGCCGTATCTACAGGAACCCGGCAGGGCTCGATCCACGCGTGATCAGGGAGACGCTGGCCGAGGTTGCTGCGTGCCGCAAGGCAGGCGTTCTGATCAACACGTTCATGCTCGCGCGCGACCCGGCGCTCATGCAGTTCGTCGCGAAGGTGTGTGAGATGGCGCGTGGAAAGGCCTATTTCACCAACACCATGACACTGGGTGAGTACGTCATGCGTGATTTCCTCAAGCGTCGCACGAAGCGTGTGAGGTAG
- the mutY gene encoding A/G-specific adenine glycosylase: protein MQHALSTAAISAIRAALLAFFDESARPLPWRQTRDPYAVWVSEVMSQQTRVETVVPYYYRWLDRFPDIATLADAPVDDVLKVWEGLGYYSRARNLHAAARIVRERHDSALPSSHDALRALPGVGEYTAGAVSSIAFGERRPAVDGNVRRVLARVLDLPAPSAALLRDVAATLVPDDRPGDFNQALMELGATICTPRSPRCGRCPIAARCTARAAGTAEERPARRTKKRIPVIDIATAVLRDPAGRLMIVRRPEDGLLGGLWCFPGTEMHPGDDPQAVASAVADVYVTGRGEPTPLGTVEHVFSHRRERYHCFVIEAVAAGAVDGGEWIDDADPRHALPRAQQRIRTLALADGDARRTPPSAA, encoded by the coding sequence ATGCAGCACGCACTCTCGACGGCCGCCATCTCCGCCATACGAGCGGCTCTGCTTGCCTTTTTCGATGAATCGGCCCGCCCGCTGCCCTGGCGGCAGACACGCGACCCGTACGCGGTGTGGGTCTCCGAGGTGATGTCGCAGCAGACGCGAGTCGAGACCGTCGTTCCCTATTATTACCGCTGGCTCGATCGTTTTCCCGACATCGCGACGCTCGCGGACGCACCCGTCGACGACGTACTCAAGGTCTGGGAGGGGCTCGGCTATTACTCCCGCGCGCGCAACCTGCACGCGGCCGCACGCATCGTGCGCGAGCGCCACGACAGCGCCCTGCCGTCGTCCCATGATGCGCTGCGCGCCCTGCCCGGTGTCGGCGAATACACCGCCGGCGCCGTGTCGAGCATCGCGTTCGGCGAACGGCGGCCGGCCGTCGACGGCAACGTGCGGCGCGTCCTGGCACGCGTGCTCGACCTGCCTGCCCCGTCCGCAGCACTGCTGAGGGATGTCGCCGCGACTCTGGTCCCCGACGACCGGCCGGGCGACTTCAATCAGGCGCTGATGGAGCTCGGTGCCACCATCTGCACGCCGCGCTCCCCACGGTGCGGCCGCTGCCCGATCGCGGCGCGGTGCACAGCGCGCGCGGCGGGAACAGCAGAGGAAAGGCCGGCGCGCAGGACGAAGAAGCGCATCCCTGTGATTGACATCGCGACTGCCGTGCTGCGGGATCCCGCGGGGCGGCTGATGATCGTGCGACGACCCGAAGATGGCCTGCTCGGTGGTCTGTGGTGTTTCCCCGGCACAGAGATGCACCCTGGCGACGATCCCCAGGCCGTCGCGTCGGCCGTCGCGGATGTGTACGTCACGGGCCGCGGCGAGCCCACGCCGCTCGGTACCGTCGAGCACGTGTTCAGCCACCGCCGCGAGCGATACCACTGCTTCGTCATCGAGGCAGTCGCCGCCGGCGCGGTCGATGGTGGCGAGTGGATTGACGACGCAGACCCGCGGCATGCGCTGCCGCGCGCACAGCAGCGGATCAGGACATTGGCACTGGCTGACGGTGACGCACGGCGAACGCCGCCGTCAGCTGCGTGA
- a CDS encoding Ku protein, which yields MSTDEQEVRARSFWSGTITFGLVSIPVELFPANRSVGVSLRMVSEDGTPLSRRYFCPKEERELDWDEIVRGYEIEKDQYVVVTDDELDRLAPEKTRDIDLRRFVSAADIDPIYFERAYYLTPGGNSTKAYRLLAETMEQTGRAGIATFVMRGKEYLIAILAENGIMRAETLRFADEVRSAEDVGLPEPEKPKSTVVTKFEKAIAKLVEKDLDEDELTDHSSAQLLKLVAKKEKAGEDVVEAPDVPAEPAEGVIDLMEVLKRSLQGQAPAKRATGGSGGGSGSSTSKKSAGTKRSDGSKKSSAKKSSSGKSAARKSSAKKSGDGKSAAGNSGSRKSGARKSGTKKSSGKKAGARKSSAKKSGGTKSSAKKSGGRNSSARKSSAAKKTRKSA from the coding sequence ATGAGCACCGACGAGCAGGAGGTCCGCGCACGGTCGTTCTGGTCGGGGACCATCACGTTCGGCCTCGTCAGCATACCCGTGGAGCTGTTCCCTGCGAACCGGTCGGTGGGAGTATCCCTGCGCATGGTCTCCGAGGACGGCACGCCGCTCTCCCGCCGCTACTTCTGCCCGAAGGAGGAGCGTGAGCTGGACTGGGACGAGATCGTGCGCGGCTATGAGATCGAAAAGGACCAGTACGTCGTCGTGACGGACGATGAGCTTGACCGGCTGGCGCCCGAGAAGACCCGCGACATCGATCTGCGCCGGTTCGTGAGTGCAGCCGATATCGATCCCATCTACTTCGAGCGCGCGTACTATCTGACGCCGGGCGGCAACTCGACGAAGGCCTACCGTCTGCTGGCCGAAACGATGGAGCAGACGGGCCGTGCTGGCATCGCCACGTTCGTGATGCGCGGCAAGGAGTACCTGATCGCGATCCTGGCGGAGAACGGCATCATGCGCGCGGAAACGTTGCGCTTCGCCGACGAGGTGCGATCCGCGGAGGATGTCGGGCTGCCCGAGCCGGAGAAGCCGAAGTCGACGGTGGTGACGAAGTTCGAGAAGGCCATCGCGAAGCTTGTCGAAAAGGACCTGGACGAGGATGAGTTAACGGATCACTCGTCCGCGCAGCTGTTGAAGCTGGTCGCGAAGAAGGAGAAGGCCGGCGAGGACGTGGTGGAGGCGCCGGATGTGCCGGCGGAGCCGGCCGAGGGTGTCATCGACCTGATGGAAGTGCTCAAGCGCAGCCTGCAGGGACAGGCGCCCGCAAAGCGCGCGACGGGCGGTAGCGGCGGTGGCAGCGGATCGTCGACATCGAAGAAATCTGCGGGGACGAAGAGGTCCGACGGTTCGAAGAAGTCGTCCGCGAAGAAGTCATCCTCCGGGAAGTCAGCCGCCAGGAAATCGTCCGCCAAGAAATCGGGTGACGGGAAATCGGCCGCCGGGAATTCTGGTTCCAGGAAGTCTGGCGCCAGGAAGTCGGGCACGAAGAAGTCGTCCGGGAAGAAGGCGGGTGCCAGGAAGTCGTCGGCGAAGAAATCAGGCGGCACGAAGTCTTCCGCGAAGAAGTCGGGTGGCCGGAACTCGTCAGCGAGGAAGTCATCAGCCGCGAAGAAGACGCGCAAATCCGCGTAG
- a CDS encoding Ku protein translates to MAARAMWKGRIRFGDVDVPVKLYSAIKSTGGVHFRLLHEKDLEPVRQQMVNPETGKVVEYENVRRAFPTDDGVLVMLDEDELAELEPEGSRDIEITRFVDPEVITHQWYDRPYFLGPDDSASEYFALAEALRKQKKEGVARWVMRKKEYVGALRLENDHLMLMTLRHAGEVVPASVLKAPGGRALDKREIQMAKQLVEALEGDLDLAAYHDEYRERVLELVEAKAEGKVLKFPKAPKKKAADESLAAMLEQSLKATKKKASA, encoded by the coding sequence ATGGCCGCACGCGCAATGTGGAAAGGCAGGATCCGCTTCGGCGACGTGGACGTCCCCGTCAAGCTGTATTCCGCCATAAAGAGCACCGGCGGCGTGCACTTCCGGCTGCTCCACGAGAAGGATCTGGAGCCGGTCAGACAGCAGATGGTCAACCCCGAGACCGGCAAGGTCGTCGAGTACGAGAATGTGAGGCGCGCGTTCCCGACCGATGACGGTGTGCTGGTGATGCTCGATGAGGACGAGCTTGCGGAGCTGGAGCCGGAGGGCTCGCGCGACATCGAGATCACGCGCTTCGTCGATCCCGAGGTCATTACGCATCAGTGGTACGACCGTCCCTACTTCCTCGGCCCGGACGACAGTGCGTCGGAATATTTCGCACTGGCGGAAGCGCTGCGGAAGCAGAAGAAGGAGGGCGTGGCGCGCTGGGTGATGCGAAAGAAGGAATACGTCGGGGCTCTGCGACTGGAGAATGACCACCTGATGCTGATGACGCTGCGCCATGCGGGCGAGGTCGTGCCGGCATCGGTGCTGAAGGCGCCGGGCGGACGTGCGCTCGACAAGCGCGAGATCCAGATGGCAAAGCAGCTGGTGGAGGCGCTGGAAGGCGATCTGGATCTGGCGGCGTACCATGACGAGTACCGTGAACGTGTGCTCGAGCTGGTGGAGGCAAAGGCGGAGGGGAAGGTCCTGAAGTTCCCGAAGGCACCGAAGAAGAAGGCGGCCGACGAGTCGCTGGCCGCCATGCTCGAGCAGAGCCTGAAAGCGACGAAGAAGAAGGCCAGCGCATGA
- a CDS encoding Gfo/Idh/MocA family oxidoreductase — protein MSGVDRRDFLRTTTLAGVGLALGSSDALAAVPAHAATRSAPQEPELFRAPPMETVRVAFVGVGHQGSSHVANFLRIDGVEITAICDIAPDKVAAAQKVVTDAGRALPAAYDRGPRDYVRLCESDDVDLVFTATPWNLHAPVCLAAMENGKHAATEVPMAPTIDELWQLVETAERTRRHCVMMENCCYDRTEMMILNMVRQNVFGELLHAECGYLHDLRELKLTDFYEGRWRVEHSIRRNGDLYPTHGLGPVAQWLDVNRGNQFDYVVSMASPGRGLNRWAAEHIGPDSPEARQQYALGDVVNTLIRTRRGQTVLLTHDTNSPRPYSRRILLQGTQGLVRKYPDERIHIEGRSAAHRWDELRSYREEYDHPIWRALEERSRGAGHGGMDFIEDYRLVQCLRAGEPMDMDVYDGAAWSAISELSERSIAQRSAPQDVPDFTRGAWRGRPPLGIVQG, from the coding sequence ATGAGCGGTGTGGATCGCAGAGACTTTCTCAGGACCACGACCCTGGCGGGCGTCGGCCTGGCGCTCGGATCGAGCGACGCCCTCGCCGCCGTCCCTGCTCACGCCGCAACGCGCAGTGCGCCGCAGGAGCCGGAGCTGTTCCGGGCGCCGCCCATGGAGACCGTCCGCGTCGCGTTCGTGGGCGTGGGACATCAGGGCTCGAGTCATGTCGCCAATTTTCTGCGCATCGACGGCGTGGAGATCACGGCCATCTGCGACATCGCACCGGACAAGGTCGCTGCGGCGCAGAAGGTGGTCACGGATGCGGGCCGCGCACTCCCGGCGGCGTACGACCGCGGGCCGCGCGACTACGTGCGGCTGTGCGAGTCCGACGATGTCGATCTGGTGTTCACCGCGACGCCCTGGAACCTGCATGCTCCCGTGTGCCTCGCCGCCATGGAGAACGGCAAGCACGCGGCGACGGAAGTGCCGATGGCGCCGACGATCGACGAGCTGTGGCAGTTGGTGGAGACCGCCGAGCGTACGCGCCGCCACTGCGTCATGATGGAGAACTGCTGTTACGACCGCACCGAGATGATGATCCTGAACATGGTGCGACAGAACGTCTTCGGTGAGTTGCTGCACGCCGAATGCGGATACCTGCACGACCTGCGGGAGCTGAAGCTCACCGACTTCTACGAGGGACGCTGGCGCGTCGAGCACTCCATTCGACGCAATGGCGACCTCTACCCCACCCACGGCCTCGGCCCGGTCGCGCAGTGGCTCGATGTGAATCGCGGCAACCAGTTCGATTATGTCGTTTCGATGGCGTCGCCCGGCCGCGGCCTCAACCGGTGGGCGGCCGAGCACATCGGGCCGGACAGCCCGGAGGCACGGCAGCAGTACGCGCTCGGCGACGTCGTGAATACGCTGATCCGTACCCGGCGCGGCCAGACGGTGCTGCTCACGCACGACACGAACTCGCCGCGACCGTACAGCCGCCGCATCCTGCTGCAGGGCACGCAGGGCCTGGTGCGCAAATATCCCGATGAGCGCATTCACATCGAGGGACGTAGCGCGGCACACCGGTGGGATGAGCTGCGCAGCTATCGTGAAGAGTACGACCATCCCATCTGGCGCGCGCTGGAGGAGCGGTCGCGCGGTGCAGGTCACGGCGGCATGGACTTCATCGAAGATTACCGCCTGGTCCAGTGCCTCCGTGCGGGGGAGCCGATGGACATGGACGTCTACGACGGCGCCGCCTGGAGCGCGATCAGCGAGCTGAGCGAACGCTCGATCGCGCAGCGCAGCGCGCCGCAGGACGTGCCGGACTTCACCCGCGGCGCCTGGCGCGGTCGGCCGCCGCTCGGGATCGTGCAGGGATAG
- a CDS encoding galactokinase family protein, with product MDSTERIAALRASVVMALREMRGRNGDLEACFFVPGRIEVLGKHTDYAGGRSLLAAVDRGFVIAAARRRDDRVRVVDARSGERFETDSIAAGSGGATGVRVLAPLRTHAAGNGPVPAWAVYPLTVLRRCARNFPSAAGGADIVFASDLPQASGLSSSSALTVATFLALDAVRGMSQTEEYRAAISSDADLAGYLGAVENGMSFGALAGDDGVGTMGGSEDHTAILCARPGRLVQYSFAPVRAEGDVPLPAGYTFAVGSSGVRAEKTGAALEHYNRLSSATRRLVQLWRSTGAGAAQTLGDIVAQDADAPLRLREIVRSREPDRADELLARLAQFVAESEEIVPAASAALARGDLSGFAALVRRSQHFAVEALRNQVQETNYLATTALDLGAAAASAFGAGFGGSVWALVPIRDAPDFAGAWRDAYVRRFSTRQDDACFFITPAAAPATRITEELT from the coding sequence ATGGATTCGACTGAGAGGATCGCGGCGCTGCGCGCATCAGTAGTGATGGCGCTTCGTGAGATGCGTGGTCGCAACGGCGATCTCGAGGCGTGCTTCTTCGTGCCAGGCAGAATCGAGGTTCTCGGCAAGCATACCGACTACGCCGGCGGGCGCAGTCTGCTGGCGGCGGTCGATCGTGGCTTCGTCATCGCTGCCGCGCGCCGCCGCGATGACCGTGTACGCGTGGTGGACGCTCGAAGCGGTGAGCGATTCGAGACCGATTCAATCGCCGCCGGTTCCGGCGGCGCGACTGGTGTTCGCGTCCTCGCGCCGCTCCGCACGCACGCGGCGGGGAACGGCCCGGTACCGGCATGGGCCGTCTACCCGCTTACCGTGCTGCGCCGCTGCGCCCGCAACTTCCCATCGGCTGCGGGCGGCGCCGACATCGTGTTCGCCAGTGATCTGCCGCAGGCATCCGGACTCAGCAGTTCCAGTGCTCTGACGGTGGCGACATTCCTGGCGCTCGACGCCGTACGCGGCATGTCGCAGACGGAGGAATACCGCGCAGCGATCAGCAGTGATGCGGACCTGGCCGGGTATCTCGGTGCCGTTGAGAACGGCATGAGCTTCGGCGCGCTCGCCGGTGATGACGGTGTGGGCACGATGGGCGGCAGCGAGGATCACACCGCGATTCTCTGCGCACGACCCGGCCGGCTGGTGCAGTACAGTTTTGCACCGGTACGCGCCGAGGGTGACGTACCGCTGCCGGCTGGATATACGTTCGCTGTCGGATCGAGCGGTGTGCGCGCGGAGAAGACCGGCGCGGCGCTGGAGCACTACAACCGGCTGTCGTCGGCCACGCGGCGCCTCGTGCAGCTGTGGCGCTCAACAGGAGCCGGTGCCGCACAGACGCTCGGCGACATTGTGGCGCAGGATGCGGATGCACCGCTGCGGCTGCGCGAGATCGTGAGATCGCGCGAGCCCGACCGTGCGGACGAGCTGCTCGCCAGACTCGCACAGTTCGTTGCCGAAAGCGAAGAGATCGTCCCCGCCGCGAGTGCGGCGCTCGCGCGCGGCGACCTGAGCGGCTTCGCCGCCCTCGTGCGGCGATCCCAGCACTTCGCGGTGGAGGCGCTCCGCAACCAGGTGCAGGAGACGAATTACCTGGCGACGACCGCGCTCGACCTGGGTGCGGCTGCCGCATCCGCTTTCGGTGCCGGCTTCGGCGGCAGCGTGTGGGCGCTGGTGCCGATCCGGGACGCGCCCGACTTTGCCGGCGCCTGGCGCGACGCATACGTCAGGCGCTTCAGCACGCGGCAGGACGACGCCTGCTTCTTCATCACGCCCGCGGCTGCTCCGGCGACGCGGATAACGGAGGAACTGACATGA
- a CDS encoding nucleotidyltransferase family protein: MAEGLTGVVVLAAGRGTRMRNAAPDTMLEDAQRIAAERGLKGLIPFEGEPFLAHVLTAVADAGFSRVCMVTAPGVDPIREYFSRTRTERLRIEFAIQNEPLGTAHALLAAEPFSAGRDVAVINSDNLYPPPALAALRDLTGSGLIGFARDGLERGNIDSDRIGGYALIEMDDERALTRITEKPDGAALSAAGAGSLVSMTCWRFGPAIFDAIRQTPLSARGEYELPDAVRVAMRHERFTVVPMDVPVLDLSRREDIARVGELLRGRRVAL; the protein is encoded by the coding sequence ATGGCGGAGGGTCTGACGGGAGTGGTCGTGCTCGCTGCCGGACGCGGTACGCGAATGCGGAATGCAGCGCCGGATACGATGCTCGAGGACGCGCAGCGAATTGCGGCAGAACGCGGTCTCAAGGGCCTGATCCCGTTCGAGGGCGAGCCGTTTCTCGCGCACGTGCTCACAGCCGTCGCCGATGCAGGCTTCAGCCGCGTATGCATGGTCACGGCGCCCGGTGTGGATCCGATACGCGAGTATTTCTCACGCACCCGCACCGAACGGCTGCGCATCGAGTTCGCGATACAGAACGAACCGCTCGGCACGGCGCACGCGCTGCTGGCCGCGGAGCCGTTCAGTGCGGGACGGGACGTGGCAGTGATCAATTCCGACAATCTGTATCCGCCGCCCGCCCTGGCGGCGCTCCGGGATCTGACCGGGAGCGGTCTCATCGGGTTCGCACGCGATGGCCTCGAGCGCGGCAACATCGACTCCGACAGGATCGGCGGATACGCACTGATCGAGATGGACGATGAGCGTGCGCTCACGCGCATCACTGAGAAGCCGGACGGTGCGGCGCTGTCCGCGGCCGGGGCCGGGTCGCTCGTGAGCATGACGTGCTGGCGCTTCGGTCCGGCCATTTTCGATGCGATCCGGCAGACGCCACTGTCCGCACGCGGCGAATACGAACTGCCCGACGCGGTGCGTGTGGCGATGCGGCATGAGCGGTTTACGGTGGTACCGATGGACGTCCCGGTGCTCGATCTCTCCAGGCGCGAAGACATCGCGCGCGTCGGCGAGCTGCTGCGCGGCCGGCGCGTGGCGCTGTGA